TGTATAAATTAGTTCCTGGCCTCTTCAAAGGTAAGTGTAATTTTTTAAAGATAtaaaacaaattttaaatttgaatttaattccTCTTCCTGTCAGTCAGACAATTAATCACTCTTTATCTTTCATAGATGAAATGAAACGTCGAAGGGACTTCTATGCTGCTCATCCTTCTGCTGATGGTAAGTATGCAATAGTAAAATTAATTGATTTCTCATCTATGCCAATAAATGcaataatagattttttttttgaaaaagggaCAAGTTTTAGTCAGTATTGCATTTCTTTTAATTCCACACAATAGCAAAGTGACATCTTTAAAGatttctttcaatatttttatatATAGTGCAGTCATTGAATTATTACAATTTTGGTATATATTTTTGTAAATGGTTTTAGCTTAAACTGTGGAATTCAGTTGTTTCTTTTTTTAAACCCAATGCCTTATCTGATTAAGAATGATGTATAGTTGTGGGCATGCTGCATAAACCCTTGTTTGTTTTTATAGGTTATATTTTTAATTTTTGAATTGTCACATGTCAGAAGTGTTTTCTGCTGTTATAGATTTCTAAACAAATACTGTCCTAATTATCTGAGGGTTCTGAGTAAGGATCATTGGACCcaaactgttaactctgattttttgccacagatgctgccaggcctgctgagcttttccagtaatttttgcttttatttttgatttgcagcatccacagttcttttgatttGCATAATTCTCAGTTTTTTAATTGTattcactggctagaccagcatttattgctttcaGTTAATATCTGTATCATTTATGCTCTTTGGCTTAAACTGTTTTTAAATTTAAGtctagaatgccatgcttcttttTGCTGAAATCAGGATAAAATGTGAAAATGAAACACTGATTTGAATAATTTTTATTGTACAGCTTTCTGTTAACACCTTTATAGGCCTGAAATGATAGGAGTACAATTGTTTGCTTTTAACTTTCCAAAGTTGAATTGAAATATTTTTACATGAAAAATTCGAAAATCAATACTTCCTTATGTTTAAATTTTTGTAGCAGCAAATGGCTCTAATGAAGACAGGGGTGAAGTTACAGAAGAAGAAAAGAGGATTATAACAGATGATGAAATCATTAGCTTGTCAATAGAATTCTATGAACAAAATAAGTAAGTATAGCAATCACTCAAAGTACACTGCACCACAAATTGTTAGTGATGTTTAGCATTTCTTTCTTACTAAAAGGCAATTTTCTTGCATTACAGGACTGAACGAAAAGAAACTTctgaaaaagagaaaacaaaagatgaGGTACCTATTTTCAATTGTAATTcctatatatattttttttttgcaaaacatGTTTAAATAGTTAAACATGAACATAAACCAAGCAGATAAATATACTTAATACAAGATTGATTTATATTTGTAGACAAGTGGTACTAATAGTTGAAGTAACACAGGTTTCCACTTTTGTGATAGTTGCAATGTCTATAAGTCTCAATTTTTATTTTGTGTCTCTTCAGAtgaatgacaagagatatttgCGGTGTCCAGCAGCTATGACTGTGATGCATTTAAGAAAATTCCTTAGGAGTAAAATGGACATCCCTCAAGCATTTCAGGTACATTGAGATGCACTTTATTAAAGTTACAGTGGAATTATTTATCTAATAAATGAGTTCTGATAACTTATGATTATTTTGTTTTGAAGGATTCTACATTCTTATAGAAACAGTAATTACTGATTCTGGGGGGTGGAAGGGGTCAGTCATTTTGActatttgttctttttttttcttttgcccATGTGCAGTTATGAAATCTTTTAATATGACAAAGGAGATTTGGAGGCCCTTTGTATACACTCCATGTAATTTGAATGCAGTATATAGTAGTTATCTACCACATTTTAAACAGTTACATTTATGAAAACAAAAATAGATTTAAGCTACTTTAACATTTAAACTGTTTCCAAATTTTGCAATACAGAATATTACCATTACCAACCGACTTTTAATATAAAAGCTAACATATTGGTTGTGTTGAGAAAGGTCTAGGCATTGAGATAGAGCTTCTACCAATCTCAAGGATCAGAGTAACAAAAATTCCTAAGGGAGCAATGAATGACTGTAAGAGTTATTTGCAATTGTTTTATTTGTGTCACCGTGACATATTATTCATGACTGAAAATGGTTATCAATTTTCTCACCTGATTTCGGAGTCCGTTGATGTTTACCTAATTTTGTGGAAATGAACATTATGGCCTAAGAGTTTTAAAACTCTGACTATCACAGTGAAATGTGAAGTTGCATCCATTTTGCTTGTTTCACTTTTTACAATGCAATATTACTTCTATACAACTAATAATGAGGCTTGTAGTTCTGTGATGTGTATTGTTTTGTAAAAACCACTCCTGCTATCATCAATAAAGATGATTTTTATTCTTTTCACATTAGATTGATGTTATGTATGAAGATGAACCATTGAAAGATTATTACACTCTTATGGATATTGCCTACATTTATGCATGGAGGAGGGTAAATCCAATCTACAAATTCTTTATGGATCTAAAAAATTTTTAATCTCCAAACCTTCAGTCCTTACCAGATGCTCTTGCATTTCATTTCAGAATGGACCACTTCCTCTAAAATATCGAGTCCAGCCAACATGCAAAAGAATTAAAATTGGTCATCAGCAAGACAGATTCAATAACACCAGTGGAGAGGTAGAAAGTGACTCTGGGAGTGATAAGGCTAATAGCCCAACTGCTGTACCATCCACATCATCATCACTGCCTAGTCCCTCTACTCCAGGGCAGTCTCCACATCCACACTTTCCTCATATATCTACTACAATGAATGGTTCCTCCAATGCCAATACTAACCATCATATCCCATTCAGCAGCAACAGACCACGCAAATCATCTGTTAATGGCTCATCAGCGTCATCAGGCTGACAGTATTCACCAAATTGATGGTACAGCACATGTATTCGAAGACCTGTTCATACCATGTGATAATATATAGATAGAGAATGCTTAGCATTGTGAGCATTGTTAACATCACTATTTTGTAGTGACTTGTACATTTTGGTTCAAAGCAAGAAACAAGATGTGGCTATAGCAAGAATAGCCTTGACAACATCTTTTGCTTGTCCAAGATGGTTTTCCAATTTTTGGGAATGCAAAATAGCAATGGATCTACATCACTGCAAAGTTTATTGCAAAGATTTAAGGAGATGTGCATCAACAGTGTTGGATTTAATGACTCATGATTCACTGGAGCTGATATTCAGTGAAAAATGAAGGAAGGAAAGCTGGGAAGACAGTTATTGTAAAGATGTAAACGTTGGAAGATATTTTGTATAACTGTTTTAATTGAAGTTTACTATATCTGTATATCAACATACTTTAATTTGCTGGTATTGCATTTTATTGACTGACTGTTCAGATGAAATATAAATGGCTAGTGAATTGTCCACAAAGACACCACTTGAAAAGGAATCAAAGAAATGAACATTAGAAAACGTATTCTTTTTAGCCatttcactgtgaaaactgatttGACTGTAGATGACAGCATCTATGGTTGTTAAatgttttcctgcaccattagTATAAGGAAAGATGAATTCATCAACTAAAATAAAATTGTTTCCATGATTTATCATTTTAGACCTAAAGGGGTATTAAGTATTTGAACTGACTGCAGAACAACAGTGTCACTATACATAATGATCTCATTGACAAGTTAAAATATTTCTAGGATCAAGCAATTAAGGAAATTTCAGAGGTATGTTATGTAGGGCTAGAAATCCAATATCCAGTATAATGAAAACATGGCTAGGTAAGGCATACACTACCTCTGAGAATTCAAATAATTATTTTTGAGACAATATCCCTGTAACCAAATCCAAATAGTGATATGCtatatttaaatattttgtttGAAATGTTAATTGTTTCCACTTGTTTGCTAATAGTGAGTTGGACTATTGAATACATGTTTTAAAAATTCTTATACCAGAAGTCTCTCTAATTTGAAAACATGAGTGTGTTTAAATCTATAAATATTGTAATTGAACTGATGTTATTCCGACAatggttttttttccccattgcTGTTGTCATGGATTGAATCTTGGTCAGCATAGTCAAACAGTTAACGTCAATTTCTATGTCAGTGCCAGTGAAGGCAGCCAGAGTTTACAATGTTTGAACTTTCAGGAGGTGAAGTTTTCAGTTACTTGCTAGCTGTCAAATTTTACTTAACATAGGTCAACCATCATATTTAAAGCCAAATCATTCTCCATGTTTTATCTATTAGCACATAAAGTACGAATTTCAACAGTTGACATTGGACCACATAATTTTTAACACTAGAGCCAAAAGAAATAAGCTTCAGATAATTGGAGTTATTCAATCAGAATGGTTTCACAAAACTGTAGATGAGTACACTTTATATTGAAAGACCAATACCATACAGCAAATAACCTACAAAGATTCTTGAAAAATGAATCTATTGAGTCTGTGATAATAGATGTAAATTCTACATCTTTCAGTGCTTAAAGTTTATGCTGGGGTAAATGAGATCAACAGCATTTATTTCCATATTTACTTCAAGGCATGATCTTGGGCTAACATTTAAGGCTGAAAGGCTTGACCCCTCATGGCTTACTTGGGCATAAGATACCAGCTGGGAACTGCAAAATCTATGAAGAAGATAGATTCCAAAGAATATTAGTGTTTTCATGTTTGCTAGTTGGTACATGAATCAGGTTGTTTTACGTGATACCCTCAGACCTATAAGACTGCCAAGGATAGATTCCCAACCGTGTCTCCACACGTGAACATTGATGGTCTGCTTTAGCGTTATTTAAACGTTGCCGGTTCAAACTCCATCTCTACAgggatttgatttttttttcctgaggGTTATATTTTGTTTGTAGAAAAACGTAAGACTGTATTTCTGTctacatttttaatattgttctaCTGTTACTGACGCTGTTTGAAAACTAGCAAGCAAACAATCCAATTTTTTGTGCTCCAAATTGGAAAGGCACAATGCAAGCCATACTTTAGTTACCTTAAGGACAACTATAAAATCAATGATTTTAAGCTTTTGATAGTTACTTTGTTTCCTATTTCTGCTAAACATAGCACTTCTTGTAAAAGTATGTTAAGAGTCTGCAGGTACTTTTCCGTGGCAAAAATAATCTTCTGTGTTATAAATTCCACACAACTCTCCAATTAAATCTTGGTACGTTGCGAGTTCATCTCCAAAACAATGCCGAGGAAAATGTTTGACAATACTTGGCGTTTAATGAGCGGTTTTCATAGGTGCTAATGGTATCAAATACTATTTGCTGTGACAATGAAGGTTTAGTATGAATCATTTCAATCCTTACAATTACATGCCATTGTTATGCTCGTACTACTGGGTTTCGAAAGGAGTCCGCGGCATTAGTTGGCACTGAATTCCTTAAAATGTAAGACGTCATGATGGACTATTAAATGGTAGAAGGACTCGCCAGTAAAATCTACTTTATCCAATACTGTCGGGATGAAATCATACTCCAACGGCTAGAGAATAGTCAATGGTATCAGGTGTGCGTCACAAAAGTGCTAGTAACCTTCGAGTCAGATCTCCACGTAAAGACATTCCTCAGAGCTAGGCTTTCCCAAATATAAAGTATGAAAAGTCCTCTCCTTGTCAGCATTGCAGCAAACCCTCTTTTTTCCCCAATATCCTGTTAAGTCaattattccatacatgtatctctctgttggagaaaatgctttccctttttacttttcccttaaAACAGGCTAATGCAATATAACACAATTTAGGATAATTAGTTTTCGAAACCCGCTACACTACACATATCCCCCCTGCTTTCTTTTAAAATGCATCAATTGTTTTTCTAAGCAGGACAGTTACCCTCAAGCAAAATCAGTCAAAAGTTTCTAAAGCATTTTTACAACTTTCTTTTTCAACTAATCTTGTAAACAGAAAAATTGTTTTAAATGAGATTATATATTGTTATTTCAAGTTCTTCATGAAGCCAATGAACCAAACGTTGATTTTGCAAACATAGCAAGAGTAAACAATAGTATCATCTCTATTTTCCTAGTTTCCGGACATAGTTTATGGTTACCGCAAGTAGATAAAAAAAGACTttttgagtaaaataatcttAATTGATTTGCTTACATTCCCATAGTTTGCGTTAAAACAACTCGCAATCGAATAGCACTATTCACTGATAATCAAATTTATTTGGTTGCTCTGACATCCACGTTTGAGAAGAGAAAAATACATTAAAAATGAATGATATAAGGGGCAATCATATAAATGAAACAGTATATTGTTTAACATTGATATAAATTCATTAGTAGGAAATATTGTTGAATTTGTCCGTTAATTATACTAACCGGATAAGATAAAGTTTGTTTTAATTTGCTAAGTACTTAAATCATTTTCTTTGCAGTATTCCATTGAATATGAATGTCGTGTTTTTCAAAGTCCACTTCACTTGCACACAGGGACAAAAAACAGCTTACCTCCTTAGCAGCAAAATCTACTGAGGGCAATCATGCCTCATGCTTTCAAGTAGACAGGAAGATTTCCTGAGAGAACCAAAGTTTTGCCGTTGTTGCAGGATGGCATGTTTCCCGGCGAGGAGAATTAAATAAAAAGCTTTACCTTTTCGTCATCTCTAAATTATTATCTTTCGTGCCAGTTTAAATAAGGAAATTTCTTTAACTTTACACGCGGAGCGTACACCTATTTGCGTGGAAAGTAAAGTAACTATTAACAACAAGCATCCAGGTAAAGAATAACGCGAGTTCTGGTAATTGAAATGCTTGTAGTGTAACTGCGTCACCAAAGCTTTTGTTTGTAAGTACAAACAGATTGAGAAGGCCCACGGGCATCGGGCCAACACAAGCCTTTTAGGTTTGCTGTGACATGGGTGGAAAAGTTATTAACTTCAATTCGGAAGCTCCCCTTGCATTCAAGGCCCATGTAAAACACAGAGCGCACCATAAGGTTTCACTTGGAAAAATATGTCTTAATGCTAATATTCTTCCGCCACTTTGCAAGTGTGACATTTTCATGCCATTTTTATGGGGTTTTTTTTCAGACAATTGAATGCATGTTGCTTTGTGAATCCAATGCACACACTGGAGCCATTTTCGGATAACttgatggacacggggagaggtttggaaggtgctgaacGAATTTGTCCTAACACAGCTCTTCATTTGAGTTGGAGGTGCAAAGGTGAGAGCTTGGAATGTGAAGGCAGTACTCCCCCTGTTACAATACAACAAACCAAGACAATTCAACCGAATTAAGTGAATGCACCATTTACAATCTTCTGGTCACACCTTGGACCGGTCAATACGATACGTACCGTCATCCATAAAGTTTATTCCTGGCTTGATCTCATTTTATTGTGTTCAGTAAATATTTTAGCTAATGCAGTTATCACAATTGCTTTGAAAGAGATGTATCTCTTCCAACGTATTATTCTTGGCCTACAATAAGGAGTGGCTTGTGCAGATATTTATGGGTCCAACTTGTTGTTGATGtctcactgtacagacaggtaaTAATAGACAAACATTCAACATCACTGCGTCGGTGTTAAATGGAACCTGGGTAGCTTGCCGTGTACTCAATGCGCGACACTATGCTGCGCCTTTGAAATCTGATTGTAAATACATGAAAATGTTATAAACTAAGTTTAATATTTACCTGTCACTGCAGAATTCTCAAACGCGGCAAAACGCGCAGACCAATTGGATAATTTAAAAAGGAACTTTTTTGGCTTAATGTTGATTGGTCTTCCTATACTTGAAAAATTGTGTATAAATCACAGTTATACTTTAATGTACAGCGATCAGGAAATGCAACTTTTACTGTAAGTATAGAAATTATTCTCTAATACAGAAGTGCCCCCGACGTACATCGTATGTTGAAAATGTCAATAACAATTAGGTGTCAGTGTGACGTTAACAAAAAACATAGCAGTAATACATGATTACCTTACAAATATTACATCAAAATTCTAAGTGAATGTTTAATCAGATAAGTGCTTCCTGTTTGTCAGTGGTGGGTAACGTTCTTGTCTAATGCGTGATCTTTTTTAGCTCTTTGCTCAACGAGCGGATTTCCTTTTCTCACAAACAACCAGTTTCTTTTTTGTTACTTGTACAAGAGCTGAGCGAACGGTTATTGGTTACGTGCCTTGTCTgcagaacatttttttttctttccttggTTAAGATGAAGAGCTTCATTTTATTCTCTCGCCTTGACATTTGATATCGCGATTTCCATTAAATAGCTCGGGCAGAAAGGTTTGGATTTTTAATCGCGACCACGGAAACCATTAGGTGCTGCGTGTTGGAAGTTAATATGAAGACTGACTCTTTCACTGTCAGGATTTCAGTCGTAATCAGCCTTATCTTCCAAGATGGTTTACACATTCTGCATATTGTGGGTTGCATTATCTTCGTAGATTGTGCATTGGCTGGGTGATTGACTGGAAGTTGCGGGCTTCCTAGTCTCCCATCCACAtgactctccctctctgctccccactgAATGACAAAGGCAGGCAGGTTTCTGCAGCCCGCAGAGCGGCTGCTCACAGTCCACGTGACTCTTTTGGCGGGCGCTCGCGCGCTGGAGCCCTAATGGGAAAGGCTGCAACACGCCTGCGCGCCTCTGTACTCCACCACAAAGTGCAATGGTCAAACCTCAGAATAACTGTAGCACGTGGCCCCTGTGTGTAGCATGAGTAACAAGCAGCAAAATTGCAGGCAGTTTCCCTCTATTCTCCAAAAGAACTCGGACGCATTGGAACCTTCATAGTCTATTGATGATCTCAGTGCGGCAGCCTGTGTACACATACTAAAATTCAATTACGAGAAACACAGTTTCTTCTCCTTGCCTCCTTGTTGAATTTTAACGCAGCCATGAAGGGCATTGAAGTCAATGTAAAGATCCCACCGCCTTTGTTATTAGCAAACACAATATATATTCAGGAAAACAGATTAGGATTTCGTGTCATCATAAATCTTAACCATTGGAATTTTACAGTTAATGGGACCGTGAAAGGTGACAACATTCTTTTTTGGTGTAGTGTCCTTTTGAAAAGTACAATACCACTGTGTTGTGGTTTTGGCTTGGCGCCGTGCTGACATCCAGGCCTTCAAAATAAATTGGATCACTAcctaaagagaaaaaaaaatgcagagcTGTGTTGAAAGTGTGGGACTAACTGAGTTGCTTTTGTAAAGAGCACAATTGGACGGGACAGATATAATAGCTTCTTGTGTGTTCGCACCTTTCTATGATTCCAACGTTGCATAAGGGTGCAAATGTTCGAATTGATTCCAAGGTTGATTGAAGTTCTAGTTCATAGTCACATAGATTGCTGCCGTTTCTGTGCAAAGCTCCATTATTACTCATCTGTAATTGTACCCTCAAATCTACAATACTTTGAATCGTGTTCAAATTCCCAATAATTGAGTTGTGGAGTTGTGTAGAATGAAACTCGAATCCAAAGACAACTCGAATTCAAGGTCAACTAATTATTATCTACAAAGAGAGAACACCAAACCTTCAGCTCTTGAGAGAATTTGTTAAAATCTTCTTTCGAAACCACATGTCAAAGTGTCGTAAGAGTCACACTGTGTACTCTTAAGAAACAATGATATATTGGCCCGAGAAACGGACCACTATCATGTTCAAGAACACAGTtatctggtgctggaaaatcgcACATTTAATATGAATTTGCAGATTATTCTAATCTCGTAGATGTGGAAATTATGCCCTTGCAAATGATTCTAAAACTTTATTTTAAGCGTCACGGTATTCAGTTAAAAATTTAGTTTTAATACCTACAAAATAGCCGATTTGTTATTTGCATAAGCATCGAGAAACTGAAAACTAAACATTGCAGTTAAAGAACGAATACTGTGAATatttaaatctgaaataaaagtgcgaaatgctggaaatgttcatCGGGTCTTTCAGCGTCcatggagaaagaaagaaagttaTCAGTTTAAGTTTGTGACCTTCCATGATTGTATAATAAATAGGTCATTGTTTATTCATGGAACATATTCACCAATCTCATCTGCAATTGAACTCTGTTTTCTTACTTTTAAGCACTTGGATTCAATTTCCAGAGAATCTGTAATCTATTTTCTGCTCCTGTGTGAAGGTGGTACAAATGGCAAAAACCCCCCTGATTTATTACTTTAAAAAGAACCGGAAGATAAtgagagtcatagcgatgtacagcagacactttagtccaacttgtccatgccgactagatatcccaacctaacccaacaatagtcccacctgccagcacccggcccatatccctccaaacccttcttattcatgtacccattcagatgccttttaaatgttgcaatcgtaccagcctccaccacttcttctggcagttcattcacgtaccacccgctgcgtgaaaacgttgtcccttaggtctcttttacatcttccccctctcaccctaaacctatgccctctagttctggactcctccaccccagggaaaatactttgtctatttatcctatctgtccccctcataattttgtaaacctctataaagtcacccctcagcctccgacgctccagggaaaacagcctctccctttccaacagtggcctaaccaatgtcctgtacagtcgtaacatgacctcccaactgctgtactcaatactctgaccaacaaaagaaagcataccaaacgccttcttcactatcctgtttcTAATGTGATGCAACACTTTTATAAAGTTAAACAGAATGAGACTGCTGAATTTATTTTAGTTTTACTACCTTCGGAAATAAGGTGAAATATGCTGAAATATCTAATTTCAATTGTATTATCAGGGCACTCTTAATTAGCTTTTGGGTTTAAAACAACGTTTGCACCAGCTCAATGTTTTTGTCTATGTATTTGC
The nucleotide sequence above comes from Chiloscyllium punctatum isolate Juve2018m chromosome 8, sChiPun1.3, whole genome shotgun sequence. Encoded proteins:
- the bmi1a gene encoding polycomb complex protein BMI-1-A, producing the protein MALSGRGHFSQKMHRTTRIKITELNPHLMCVLCGGYFIDATTIIECLHSFCKTCIVRYLETSKYCPICDVQVHKTRPLLNIRSDKTLQDIVYKLVPGLFKDEMKRRRDFYAAHPSADAANGSNEDRGEVTEEEKRIITDDEIISLSIEFYEQNKTERKETSEKEKTKDEMNDKRYLRCPAAMTVMHLRKFLRSKMDIPQAFQIDVMYEDEPLKDYYTLMDIAYIYAWRRNGPLPLKYRVQPTCKRIKIGHQQDRFNNTSGEVESDSGSDKANSPTAVPSTSSSLPSPSTPGQSPHPHFPHISTTMNGSSNANTNHHIPFSSNRPRKSSVNGSSASSG